GTCAGTCAGAATTAGATTAATATGCACACCACAAAGAATCCTGTTGAACCAGACGCTGTTCCCACCACGACACCAGTGCTTGTTTCTGCTTGCGTGTTCCATTTCCGAACATTCTGCATTTGACTGAAGACGCAAGCAATACGGAGTGTTCAATGGGGCTGCTTTAGGCAGCACATCGGCAGTGTAAGAAACTAGCTATACTGGGACTTTGGAGAGATGCCTACAGGTCCCCACCCCCCTGCAATTACCTCACAGCCTTCCACCCAACCTATTGGGACATGTCTGTCGGCTCAGACATCTAATGGAATTCCCGAGTCTTTTCTGCAGAGGTAGCAGGAATGAAGACAGAGCCTGAGGAGGAGGCTGATTCCACAGAGACACCCGTCGGCTGGCTTTCCGTAACAATCTGCTCGCGTTCTGCCCACATGACGGCTGCACGTCACTCACAGGGTGAACGATCACCGAGCTCGGTTAGAAGCACTGCTGTGTGTATTCAGCCGCAGTACTGTGTCTTACGAAAACAAAGCGGGGGTTGGGGGCAAGTTCAGCTTTCAAGTTCACAGAGCTGAGGTCTTGCAGTTGCCCTTGATGCTGACGCCTGAATTTCAGTGGGAAAGAAGTATCCAAGAAATGGGTTCCCCAAACCACAAACATATACTTTCTTAAAAGGAAGCAGTTTTTAATTGACTGATATGATCAGCAGATTGAGCCAGACACCACTGAATGAGAATTGTTATTAAGGCTGAGTGATATAAATCGGGCTACATGACAGGTACATTAGAGCCATATGAGAGAAACGGACACAACTCAGCTCCCTGGCGTAGCCGTGAATCGTCGAAGCGTTAATAACTGCCATGGATAataacagacacacagataatGGACAGGACATAGTGACACTGCCACGACCCAGTGACCCCTTGGACACACCATACTGGGATTATTCAAAAACCTATTTATAGACTATACAGCCACTGTATTAATAAATGAAGTGGACTCAGTCCATAGAtattagcattttaaataattgaaCATCACTGAAATACAAAGCAATGCAACAAATTTCAGAATGGATGTGAGGCATTGCAGCACAGTAAATAAGCCCAAACCTTAATTTGACTAGTTTACTTTAATCAAACATTAGGGATGGGACCCTGTGCTAAAACAACAGCTTGAAGCTTGAACAGAAAAATCAGCACGACTAGTCTAAACTCAGACGTACAGCAAAAAGTCCATTTGAATATAGCTGGGCATACAGTGCGGGATACACTAGAGAAAAGGCGTCCTGCAAAGGCACTCACCAGAAAAACGTGTTGGTTCCGTCATCGTAGACTTCACACTCCGCCGACTTCCAGGGGGTACCCTCCCGTAACCCTATCTTTGCAGACCTAATTTTGGGCATCGTGGCAGCTATCGACTCTTCGGAGCCACCAGATGGGTTCGGGTCCAGCGGCCCGTTGTTGAGCTGCTCCTCCGCTTCGGCGGATCTCCCGGCGACGAGCATCGTGCCGCCTCTCCTGGACTCAGGCTTGGTCATCGCGTCCCTTATAAGTCCCTCCGGTCGGCAGTCTCCGTCCAGACAGTTATTATTATACTGTAATAATGCTGCGTGTCATCTAAAGCGACCCCACCCAGGCGAATGTCAGCATCAAGACCTGGATCCTGCAAGATAATATCTGTAACGAAGCGCGTGCTTTAAGTATCATACCTGCTATTTTCTGTCATGAAAGTTTTCATTCATCACCTGCAAATGGAAAGCCAGCTTTGGATCGACCCCAGCCCTCACTAATCGCTCGGCCCAAGCGTGATCTCATCTACGATGAAATGGCCCACGATCCCTTGGCTGTATGCGCATAAACTCCTAAAGTGGACTTTAAAGGGACGATGCTGTTGTAACAGCACGAAACTGTCTGCGGCGAAGGCTTCGACTGGAAGCCTACATTTAAAACAGACCCTTTATATAAAGATTATATTTTTTAAGTCCGAACTTACCTATCCAGCTCAGGGTAGAGGATGTCAAGGGACATTTACTTGACAGCTGCGCCGGGACTGATTCTCCTAGGTGCGCATCCGAATGTCATTCTGCGCTGCTAGTTAACCCCACACGTCGGTAACTAGCTTGGGTTTAACCATAACGCAGATGCCAGCCTGGTCACCAGCTTGTGCGCGACCTGCCCAATACATGCGTCGCCGACTGGCTACACACCTTTCGCATACgggcaaaataaaaaaagtccCTCAAATATTTCCTTTTTAACTAAGTTAGAATCTCTGTCAAAAAATTAAAACGGCGAGATGGGTTACGCCTCGTCTTTGTAGTAATTCTCGACACCAAGCGGGCTTTTTTCCTCCCCCCTTCGTTCGTATGTATAGACTATGCGGCTTAGCGCCAACCTACTACCGTTGAACTGAGGGCTAAGCGGAGAAAGCGGAGAAAGCGCATACGCCGAGTCCGCTCTGACCGACGTCACTTCCGTATGTAGCTCTACGCATGCGTATGGCTCGTCACAGCACCACGCGTTATTGCGTGAGCACTGAGCCGAGGTACTAACCGAGGTATTTCAGTGCTTTAGGTGGTGGGACGGGTGAGACAGGTGGGACAGGTGGGATGTAGTCGCTGGCGGCGTCTTAGCCGTTCGTTTCTTCGATTGTAGCTCTAAAAGCTTTTAATTTCCTGAAGAGGAGCCACTGATTTGCAGCTTCACCACCGGGAAAACGCACATTAAACATTATTGtctcagaaacagcattttaTTAGCACGTCACAGAAATCCATTGATTTTACACAATCGCGTATCAGTTATTGGGTCGCTACGAGAagatgtaaatattttattttttcaatctTTTGAAATATGAAGCCTAATACAAGACGTAAATCAAAGGCTACATAATTATTAATTTCCTGCCAGCATTCCACAAACCCGAAACTGGCGTTTGAGGTTGAGTCTCGCACATatattaacataaaataaacataatattGCATGCTGTGATCATTACTGTTGTGTATACATGTTCTTTGCTATCTTCAATATACCGTTAAAATAAGTTTTtgtgaaattatttaatttttcttttggAGAAATCTGGTTGTCGGTAATAGAATTCCTTTTACTTCGGTTTCAGTTACTCTTAAAAAGAGTGATTTTATTATGGCTGTTTCACAAATGATCAAATATGTACTTCAATATTTTTGATTGACACAAACGAACCTTAATTTCTATTTTTTCCACAATcatcacaaaaataaaacatttggcGAGGATTGGCACTGCATGGTTAATTTAAGGGCGACTAACAACTGACACAATCAATATGGTTTAATTAGAATTGGCGTTCTTTGCTTTTTCTTCGTGCAAACTTGTTTCTTCCATGAGCCAGAGGGTTACttttgttgctttttaaaattaaattcctTTTAAAGATAGGCTACATTTTAACCGATACACAGCGAATCATCAACACTTTGACACAGAAAGGGAAGTGCAACGTTTCCaagtaaaactaaaaaaaacaacaaacgaCTCTTAAAAGTAAAAATTATTTGGGTTACGAATTACCGATAATTTCATAAACGGTACTTCATTGGATCCCATGTTTCTCGCTGTGTTATCAGTCTATGCCTGCTGTTATCTCACGACGATCGGCAGTgctttataagtacaattaaACACGGTGGCACAATTTTCATTACAAGTCTACCTAGGCTTTCATGATTGTTCATTGATTCAGAATGAATGCATTGCACTGCAATTGAGTGGTATTTCTTAATGCTATCAACGGTCGTTTTTGTTAATGTTCCTGTGATTACAGTGTAATTGTTATCTTGTTACATGATCGTTAAAACCATTTAAATAGCACCCGTAAAAATGGGTGACATGATGGTACTTGTTGCCTCATACCTTTAGGgctgtgtgtatggagtttgcaagTTCCCCAGGTACTGTGGCTTAAATATATGGTATCAGACTAATTGGCATCTCAATATTGGACGTTCCAGTGTTACTGCATGCATGTGCTCTGCAATGGGCCAGAATTGCAATGATCCCAGTCGTATGACCTTGGCTGCCTGGCTGGGTCCACTCCAACAGGGCTGCCAGGTAAAGCTTTTCCTAAGGCCCCTGAAAAGGGGAGACCGAGCCCTGCTacctgctaccccccccccccccatgacccagacAAGAAGCAGTGAATACATGTCATCAAAGTGAGCGGCTCTCACCACTCCAGAACCCAACTGCCGTGACAAGAACTGGGAGTCTCTGAGACGGACAGTTACAGTGCTGGCTCTCTAATGAATGTAATAATGCTTCTTTAATTGTAGCATGACATTATATGATTTGGACGCATCTTATTCACTCAGTTTGTCTGCATATGATCTGCAGCACATATCCACAGAAAATACGTAACTGGGTTCCTGAGTATTTTTCTGCAAAATGTAGGGGTAAACCCCATTCTACATTACAGCTAATCTATGTGTAATGCAGCTAGCTCATCATATGATGCACTTCACTATGTGTCACGTCCTGTGTGCACTCTCAGACTGACCAATCTTAATTACAGATTAACACTAACAGTCTTAATTAAGCACACCTGTGCATGGCCTACGCTGTGCCCGAATTTCATTGCCACTCCCCTTAATATGAACAGTGAGAACCAACCAGTCACAAGAGGTAGATGTTCTTGCATGACATTCCTTAAAGAAAGAATGAACAGGATTTGTCAGTTGCCATTTGTAAGAACGCCATTCAAAGTTGTCTAGCTATCTGATTTGCACTAAAATCTGTTTTGCACAAAAGTTCATTATAATTGTTTTTCTGTCAATAAAACTTTGCTAAAAATTAAGTGTAGCATGAATTGCATTCAAGATAAAGCAACTTTATTTACATAAGACATTTCCTACAGAAAAGCAGTAGCCTAAATTCACTGACAAAGCAGATGGATATGGCATCACCTTGGATAATGTTTACAGTGCAGATCATGGACATTAAGTCTGGCAAGACAAGTCATTTACTGCTGCTAAACATGGTCTGCACATTGCGAAATGAAATTACATCGGTGGGATGGCTGAGTCTGAATCTGATCCAAATATTACCCTATTACTATCCTAGTAATTATTTTGCCAGATAAACCATATAGTAACCCCCACCCCTTAAGAAAAAGGAAAGATGATCCATTTTGAATGGTTCTTGGAAAGGAGCGGAGTCATAAGATATTCCCATCACtaatttaaaccttttttaattttttattaatgaagTAGGAATTGTACAACAATTCttacaaaaaacaaagaacaatgTAAACATAATTATAATCTTTGAAAAAcagcaaagaaaataaaacataaacagCTAATGGCTATCTTATGATAATTTTAAGGCATCGATAATATTTAGTAATTTCtcagcatttttctttttttctttaaattttagcGATTTGTAATAGTGTTAGTTCTTTTAGAAGGATCACCAATAAAGGTTCTGTATTAATGCATATACTTTACatttatgaataaaaaaaatccctttaaaaagtatttgacaaAAGTGTAATTTTCTAATCCTCCATTATGATTCTACATTTAATGTCATTTCTGTTACTGAGGGATAACTAATTTAAACCTGCATGACTGAGCACTCAGTGTGAGGTGCTGTTTGTGGACATTGTGCGACACGTCTCTGTCCTGCTTCCTGCCTTTGCTCTCCTCTCCTGACCTCCCCTATCCCAGCCTCCTTCGGATCTCCCCAGTGTCCTTACCTCCTGTTCTCAGTGTATTTGTTGAAACTCCCCGGCTTCCAACTGGTGTCCAACTCTGACCCCCACACCGATTTCTGGCAGCCAATTTGGTGTCTGTTCGCCGATGTCCCTCAATAAACCTCAAATCATTGCATTTGGGTCCGTGAGTTTCTATTCTGACAGTATGATACACTTCATATGTTTAATCTGTACATAAAGGTACTGACCTCAACCATCCACTCATCAGAAGATTTAGTATTACACATTTAGAGCAAGTTGTTATTAAACATGCAGGCCTCCAATGGAATTATCCAACCTTAAATGAAGTATACATTAAGAAAAGGAATACATAACAGAAGTTTGGGGAaaagaaactgaaataaaattcaCCATGCTTCTCCAAACTGCTAAACAAACTAAGGGTAGCAGTCTTGGAGTCTGGCACAGATTTCTGTAACCTGTGTGATGTTAAAATAAAGGAAGGAAACTGCAGGGGCAGAGTCTGAAACTCCGCAAAGGATCCGATACCACCACAGTCACTTATGTTCCTCTTACGAGACACCAGATACATGTCGGTGTAATGCGTATGATGCGTATCCGGGTCAAAGTTCACGCTCCCAGCTAATCTCCAGCACTGGAGTCACGACCGTGAGACACAGTGTTATGGAAATATGTGGAAAAACTTGAATGCAGTTTGGCCTTCATGTGGAATTGGCCATAAAAAGATCAATACTGTATCACAGACAGAAAGCTAGACAGCTGAATGACTGTATCTACTGTAACTCACCTCACACAGCTCTGAGGTTAAGTTACCTCCTGTAAATTCTTATATAAATGTTGGTATTCGTAGTATTGAATCCATGTCACATGATCCATTACACTTACCCAGTAACCACATCAGACAGGCCCAGTGAAGGGGGAGTGTATTCCGCAAAGGATTCAGTTACATTAAATACTGTTAATGTATTTCCTTTGGGACTAAtaaatatctatctatctatctatctatctatctatctatctatctatctatctatctatctatctatctatctatctatctaaatcaaataaaattacttttattGAGACATACCTAGAACAAGGGAGCTAGTGAGTGAAAGTCTTTCACCTAGAGTTCCACGTTCCCCTGTGCAATAcactaaataaatacaaactgTACATAAAACAACTGTACAACAGTATGTGCCACACATATGcacaaaaaacaatacaatgCACAGAGTACATAATACAATAAACCAAAGAATCTGTCACATACAAAAATATATCTGCAAGGTAGCCATAAAGATGCAAGACTCGTTGTTTTAAATAGTTAAATCACAattcaaaatgtaaaatgtggatttacatcacagataataaataaaggaatatacATGACAGCTTAGCTGTGGGTTTCAGCTCGCCTATGCTGCCGGCTAAACTGGTTGATTGTGAAAGTTTGGCAGCTATTGGCATTCAGCTGTAATACCTGTAATACGGTAATCCCAAACGTAGTTGCTTTGAGTATAGGATCACGTTTTGAAACCAGTGACCCCATCTGAATACATTACTATAGAATGAGATGATATACATCTAATCTTTTTTAGATATTTGTTTACCGTTAGAATATGTTTCAGAATAAAATACTCAGATGGactttttgttatttttcataattcAGTTTTGCACTATACGTTTTGTTATGCACTGTTTCATTAATTAGTCTTGCGACCAAACGCGACTGAACGAGGACGGATTCCTAATCACCCGTCGCGCGTCGGCAAAGAATCTTGAATATTTATAGACATGATAACAATAGCAGCCAGAGGTATACGAGAAAAACAATAGATACATTACAAAGAAACCATTCACGTTAAATAATCGTTTTACCACAGTTCAATTCTGTATCCCGTTCTGTAGTTGATAAAATAGTAATGGAGTGTCTGATAACAATATGGTTTGGAGAGTTTTTCCAAAGACCAGGAAGTAAAGGTCAGCATTAAACAACGACACATATTTCACAGACAGGTTTGAACTACTTCTGCAAAAAGCAATGCAGTGAAACAGGTGTTGTGAGTATAACATTCCACTACATAACTTACATGTCGCTTCATTATACTTGGTTAAATTGTTAATAAAACGTTAATAAATGTTTTACCAGAAGAATTCATTTTGCAAagccattgctttttttttggacttGGTAGCGTGTCTCGAATATGCAGATATTACCGTCCCCGTAACTTGTTTTGGTGAAATTTCTTGAaaacagaatcagaatcacTTAATTATTGCGCCAATGCCTTTACATGTCCGAGGAATTCTGGTGCATGGCCAGACACGCGCACAGCATGTAACCGAGTAAAGAAACGACATAAAAAGGAATAAAGGAATTGTAACAGACtaatatgaaataaaagaatcggggagtttctagctattgaaaaggtCAGGGGCTGAGTCATGTTTATCCGAGgctttttttttgaaggaagattgacATCGGGGCCAAAATACTTGGGGTTAGGCTTAAAATAATCTGGGCTAACGACGCCCCTGAACAGAATACATTTTTTACAAGACTTTAATACACATAAGTTATAGACCAGTGAGAGATACCCCAACCCCATCTGTTCAATTGGGTCCCTGTGCATgggtaataaaataaaaatattaaatccCTAATGTGTATTGACATTCGTATCAAACAGCATTTCGTGCATATATGTAGAAGCTGACTTACATAAACATGAGCTGTGAAAACTGGTTTAAAGAAgttttggtaacacttcactcgaggagacacaaataatgtatagcattatgctattacttatgtatgaATTAACCATAAACTAACTGTTAGTTACaaactgatctcatgttcgttcatcattaataaatcatgatgcatctttctAAAGCAAGTACTATATTTGATACTATAATGAACTACTATAATGATCTTTTGTGAATTATTGAAGGAACTACGGAAGGAAGTACTGtaggaacaaataatgaataacacatgtaaaatacTGATCTTATGTTTGTTCATTGTCACTGAATTGTGATGCATCATTTATCCCAggcagttactgtatttgttactacatctgttaattctgtaaatccgagtgaaatactgaaggaactactgaaggaactactgaggAAGTATTGAAGGAATAAGTCATGAATAAcagaagtgaaatactgatatatttgttcattaatgaatAGTGACGTTTCATTCATCGCAAGTAGCGACTATATTTGCTCGTGATTTGTTCCTGATTTGTATTCCAGTAGTAAttgagttactactaagtatttgtgacccctcaagtaaagtgttaccgcaGTTGTTCAGTCAAAATAAGACAATTTCGActtaaatgttttacatttttatcagAAGATAAAAAACAATGATTACAATGAACAGTTATGGCATATTAAACTTATTTTTACTGTGGGTGGATGAAACTAGCTAGAGATACAACAAATTACGCAATAATGGCAAGATAAATCCGTGTTTTATTCAAGCAAATGTCTAAAGAGATCCTGAAACAAAGCGCCTGAAAGAGAAAATCCAGTATAATGATACTGCAATGCCCACGATATTCAGCAGAGGGCGCACGGTGcccactatatatatatactgtatatatatatacacacacacacacacacacacacacacacacacacatctgcctCTTGAATCTATTCTTGATTTTCTGAGCAACGCGGcgtacattttaaatgaatatcCAATTCTAACCAACGTGTAATATAGTGTTACAGAATGATGAAGTAAACGAAGGTTATAATGTACTCATGAATTGAATAATAAGATGTTGTTGTCCGTTGATATTATCTAAGGAAATAGTGCTATTACTCAACGGAATTAACGAATTCGGAAAGAATGACGCAATCACAAATGGTGGAAGGTATAGTGTAAATCTCAGTGGGCACCATTTCATATAAATCCGTGACTGAGGTTGTCCCCCAACTTTGTGCTTTATTACTGCTTACAATGTGCTTAAGTGATGCTTTCTGTTTACACCCAAGGGACACAACAGAGGAAAATCCCATCATAAACAGATTTTCAATAACCACTTACCCTGCTAATGTTGCCAAAACTCAGTGTTTAATTTGGGCAGAAGACAATATAGAAATCTATGCACACAGAGCCAAATTCACAGCCTTGGAGGATGAAAGCACCAACGCAAAACACTTAAAATAAAGTATTATTTGTgatataataatttatattcaCATTCATGTCATTTTAGTTCATGTCATAGTGGCGGCATGTCAGTCTTTCTCTAAATGACGAGATTAAGGTCTCTTTGCATGTTTACAGACACACTGGATAATGAGTGTGAAATTGCCTCTTAATCTTAAGTACATTATTTAACCAATCAATCAACTGATTGATGATCTGAAGTGGAATCTACCTTCTCATGAAGACCTTTTTATGCATTCACGGACAGTTACTCACTGGCACGTCCAaatacacatccacacacacacaaattacatGCAGAgaaacagtttaaaaaaaacaactcacTTCGGTTAGAACATTTTGCCAGTGTCATACCAATGTGGGGAATAGAGGTACCTGAGAACCTAGAAATTAaggtataaaataaaatgctccaAAGTAAAACCAGAATAGTCAAGATAAGGCAACAGCCAGGTCAACGTTCATGTGAAGAAAAGGTATATATGCCTCTACAAACCAGATTTTCCTAATTCTGGGCTACAAAAACGTTGCATCATACAGCTCAGTGTTACCCCGTGTCATAATAATGCAAAAcgatggaaaaaaaattctaaatcaCAGATATAGCTTACACcacttgttcctattcaagAACAATATACACTCTACTATGTAACTTACACATTCTATCCAATAGGCGGAGACATTGTATCACACTCAGACGTACCATAAGAAtccagattaaaaaaaatctacattcTGGTTGTCACCTAACTGTATAAGACAATCTGATATTCggcatttagtttttttttattatttcttattcGCAGGTTTAGGTGAATAACAATGAGAAACAACGTTGTTATTTATCTGTTTTGGAATTAGAACGTTGTACTAGAACAAATGAGACGTTTGGTGTAAATGTGAATCGAATCGTGCCCCGAGGCGCTGTATTgtatttcatttgtatttttgtCGGTCTTGGATTATGATGCAGAAACGCAGGGCGACACAGTTTTCCCGGATTATGACGATGCATTTACCTCTATTTTCCCTTATGTGTTTTGGTTTTTAGACGATTTCAATGCGTTTGTGTTTAATAAATGCTTAATAAATGCTTTATTTAACCCCGACAAGAGCAGACAGCCTACATGCTATGAACATGACATACCACTAGCCCACTGTTTTTTcaagtgtgcgtgtgtgtgtaggtgtacTGCGCAACTATATATTTATGTCTGTTTATAGTGCTTAGATAAGTTTAACCATTTGTTTTTATAACTACATTAAGGCTGCGAGCGACTATTTACGAATTTTTAAAATCACAATactttgaaataaaatgtaacactgaAAACAATAATTTATCTTAAGAACAGAAGTTCTTCGCCAAAGTGGAAATATTAATTAGCGATTCAACACACAGAACAGAATTATCAAAAGCTACGTTAATTGACACTTGTGTCAGCAATCATGATTTGCCTTTCTTAAACTAAGTATTGTACGCTGTTTAATTTTTTgctgtttaaaaatcatttcaTTACTAATTACGTTGTGTCAAAAAAAATACGTAGTAAAATAAATATGCTGCAGAAGATATAAAACGAGACATTGTTTGCACCATGAAGCATAGTCTTAGCAAATCCCCATAATGTATGTTTATGCAGGAATGCGCAGGCTGATTACTAAATATTTCAAAACACCGCAAAAAGTACTCGGCATAATACAGTTAGATTATTCCTTCGGAATACATATAATTACAAGTCATTATAAACTTATGTCTTGGGACGTGGCTAAAAAAACTGAGAGCGTAGGGGGATGGGAGTAAGAGGGGAGGAAAAACCACGTCGTAAGCAAAATCTCCGTCGGGCAATAACAACTACGCTGAGCTCCCCAGCAGCACCTCAATCACCGCAGAGGCTGACACTCCACGCCACAAATCATAAGCCGCGCTTCGGCTGGCAAAAGTCCAAATCAGATCCTAAACCAATGTAAATAAAGGAGAGGTGTGTCTAAACCTAGGGGGCGGGAATAACCGCGACCAATCAGCAGCTTGGCCGATGTGGCTATTCGACCATGCACACCGAAGGGACTTTAAATACAACTTTACTAGCCAGCTGGGTCGTACATTTAAATAACCTCGTGTGCGCCTCACTGCAGAGCTCGAGCGTAAACGTGCACACTGCTGTCAGTTTTGTCATCTAGGTTTTCGTTTTGTTGCTGGGGATCGATATCCGttatttttctgtctttttcctGAGCTGGATATAATACACTCACGATGTCAAACGTCCAGCTATCCAGTAGTACCTTGGAGCGGCTGGCAGCACGGAGGACCTTCCCCCTCCACGCCCGCACCGGTGCCTGCCGGAATCTTTTTGGGCCGGTCGACCATGAGGAGCTCAATCGGGAGATGAAGTCGAAGCTCCGTGAAATTTCCGAGCGGGACCAGCGTCGGTGGAACTTTGACTTCGAGACCGATACGCCGCTATCTGGAGATTATGCATGGGAGGAGGCGTCTGTGGATGCAATGCCCGTCTTCTACCAGGACTCCTTGCAAATTGGGAAATCTAGGATTGTTGTTCCAGTGGTCGGGAAGCAACGGGACTGTACTGTCCAGGCCGTATCATCTTCTTACATTGCCGATGATCATCTGTCAAATGCTGAAAGCGCCGCGTCCCGCACCAGCGAGGTGAACCAGGAGAACTGCTCCGAAAAACTGAACTCAGGCAAGCCCAAATGCAAAGCCATCGCTTGCGTGCGACGGAAAAGGACGTCTACTACTGATCTCACATCGGCCACCATAACTCACATCACTGGTAAGAACTGTAATATCTCAATTTATCAACTGGTCAGTTGATTTTAACTGAATTTCCTAGATCTGCCATAGTATGGACTTTGTGGATTAGGTTGCAGCTGAAGCGTTTGACTGATATTGTGATAAAGCTTAACCATAGTCTTTGTTATTTTTTCCAGATTTTTAtgggaaaagaaaaagaatatcTGAAACGAAGCAAACTGAAGACACCTCCCAAAACAGCGCACCTACGATTCATGTCGAACAAACTCCACGCAGAAGAATTCGTTAAAGGTGCGAcacattatttttttggttCCATTAATATTGTCGCAATAGATCATTAAATTCTAAGCATGAATGGATAGTTGTCTGGGGTATAGGGTGTATTAAAATGTTTCCTCTGCAATTTGGCCGAAAGTAGAGTATctggactgggggaggggagtTTGCGTCACAGTGGCGGGAAAGGCTGGAGTAGGTGGTGACGTTTACCAGGAGTACGAGCATTTTCCCAATTCTTGAATTTAAGCCGGTGATTTGTTCTTTTAACCAAATATAACACCTTAACTGAACAACACTGTTCTTTCCTTTAGGTATTTGCACTGTGATAATGTGAAGACAGCTTCTTCTGACGCcagagagaaggagaggaaaAAGCGCATCTGGTCATCATTTAGCCTGGTGTCCCCCTGCGCTTGTACGAGGGGCGTCTGATCGGCTCTCAGGACACAGTGGCTGGGAGACTGAACCCGCCGAAGGACTTCAGAGACATGTAGCAAGTTGGTGGCTCCGCTCGGAGCCGCTTGACAGTGTTAAAATACATTAACAACTGTGCAATCTTAAATAACGTCTACACTGGCAAAAAGTgtacagctttaaaaaaaaaaa
The Paramormyrops kingsleyae isolate MSU_618 chromosome 13, PKINGS_0.4, whole genome shotgun sequence DNA segment above includes these coding regions:
- the cdkn1cb gene encoding uncharacterized protein cdkn1cb, whose amino-acid sequence is MSNVQLSSSTLERLAARRTFPLHARTGACRNLFGPVDHEELNREMKSKLREISERDQRRWNFDFETDTPLSGDYAWEEASVDAMPVFYQDSLQIGKSRIVVPVVGKQRDCTVQAVSSSYIADDHLSNAESAASRTSEVNQENCSEKLNSGKPKCKAIACVRRKRTSTTDLTSATITHITDFYGKRKRISETKQTEDTSQNSAPTIHVEQTPRRRIR